A genome region from Tolypothrix sp. PCC 7712 includes the following:
- a CDS encoding DUF4327 family protein codes for MSVNTVPSISYYSLDVIQDEARRLVQKGMVSRQQPIYTLCQYIPAREWVCVECELEKCDFLLRDRIGDLIGREEWDND; via the coding sequence ATGAGTGTGAATACGGTGCCCTCTATCAGTTACTACTCTTTAGATGTAATTCAAGATGAAGCACGCCGACTGGTGCAAAAGGGAATGGTCAGCCGACAACAGCCAATATATACACTCTGTCAATACATCCCTGCGAGAGAGTGGGTTTGCGTTGAATGTGAATTAGAAAAATGTGACTTTTTGTTACGCGATCGCATTGGCGATTTGATTGGTCGTGAAGAATGGGACAACGACTAA
- the rbfA gene encoding 30S ribosome-binding factor RbfA, producing MATNRRVSRVAELIKREVSQMLLNGIKDDRVGTGMVSVTDVDVSGDLQHAKIYVSIYGTEEAKAETMAGLKSATGYVRSELGARVRLRRTPEVIFIEDRSLERGTRVLTLLNQLKTDRPSEKLSGEDDNNSDDYDDDFAE from the coding sequence ATGGCTACAAATCGCCGCGTTTCCCGCGTTGCTGAATTGATCAAACGGGAAGTTAGCCAAATGCTACTTAACGGGATTAAGGATGACCGTGTGGGTACAGGAATGGTAAGTGTTACCGATGTTGATGTCTCTGGCGATTTACAACACGCCAAAATTTACGTCAGTATCTATGGCACAGAAGAAGCTAAAGCAGAAACAATGGCTGGCTTGAAGTCAGCAACAGGTTACGTCCGCAGCGAACTGGGTGCTAGGGTAAGGTTGCGTCGTACACCAGAAGTAATATTTATCGAAGACCGTTCTTTAGAACGCGGTACAAGAGTACTGACGTTATTGAATCAACTCAAAACTGACCGCCCATCCGAAAAATTGTCAGGAGAGGATGACAACAATTCGGACGACTATGATGATGATTTTGCGGAATAA
- a CDS encoding DUF751 family protein: protein MFDGFWENVLRYPRYLISLILGIFLNTLEPLFPLLKRPVTLIALLGFFIGGLAFITFTLRAMLGLSTI from the coding sequence ATGTTTGATGGATTTTGGGAGAACGTCCTGCGCTACCCCCGCTACTTAATTTCGCTCATCTTAGGTATTTTTTTGAACACGCTTGAGCCTTTGTTTCCATTGTTAAAACGTCCAGTGACTTTGATTGCTCTTTTAGGTTTCTTTATTGGCGGGCTAGCCTTTATTACTTTTACCCTGCGTGCAATGCTGGGCTTAAGTACAATTTAA